A stretch of DNA from Dioscorea cayenensis subsp. rotundata cultivar TDr96_F1 chromosome 4, TDr96_F1_v2_PseudoChromosome.rev07_lg8_w22 25.fasta, whole genome shotgun sequence:
GAACCAAACAAAGGCCAGAGGTTGTTCCAATATTATGTATAGAACTTCAAAGCCATTGATAAAATGTTTAATACGCATATTAATCAGGTACACACGCTCACACTTGTTCAAAGATAACCCAAAACAAAGACgcaaaagaaagaaacagaTAGCAGAGACATACAACAATCAAGAGCTGATGGGCAACAAAACAAAGATACCACCATCTTTTAATGTTTACGCATTGCAAGACCAGACATGAGAATCAAGAGCATGAGGATGAGCACAGCCACAAAAGAAGCCACGATCGCCCCGCTTATCCTCTGACAAAACCCATCAAACCGCAAGCAAATGGCCACCCAATTCGCTCTCTGATTCCCATCATGAGCCACCGAAACAATAGCTGCCGCCGCGGCCGCTGCTGCAGTAGTCAGTCCAAGAACAACCTACAACCATTATTCAATCATATGCTCCATCATCCAACATGAtgtattcatatttataaatatatcaatgtATGCTTAGTTTCATTAGTGGTAATTAAAGCTCACAGTGTCAAAGATAAGCAGAAGAAGGCGTGGCCCAACTGCATGTGGTCTAACGAGACTGATCAGTGCGAAGACTAAAGACAGCACTAGGTAGCCTCCAGCTATAGCATTTCCAATCACAAAGAACCTGTCAAAAAACACAACTCcttaaattttcaatatatatatatatatatatatttatatttatatgatgaGATTTCTTCAATGATACTAGTTAGTGAGACCTACGTTAAAGCAGGGAAATCATCGTATTTGGCTTCAAATTGGTAGTAATGTGTGAAGAATGGGAGAGTCTCATCAGTAGTTCCCATCATGATGGCGGCTATAATGGTGGCAGTAATGGCAAAAAGCCTGAGGATGAAATCAATGCATGCCAGGCCTCTCTTCCAGCCACCTGCAGCCCTTGTCTTTCTGAAGATGGACCCAAAGCGACTCTCTCGTTTTGTAACAACTGGTGCTGATGTTTGAGCTGGTGGTGGCACTAGAGCTTTTGCTTCAGTGTTTGTGCCACTTGCTTCAGGGATGCTTATTGCAGTGGAAGTGCCTTCCATGGTTCTTGTGTTTGGCTTTTGATTAATGCTCTAAATTCTTGATGAATGGATGAATGAATGAAGATTTGAGgatgttgtttatatataaatgaagaggTAGAGAGTGATACAAAGTGTTTTATTGTGTAGAGGTTGTGAGTAGTGGTACAGTTTGTAAATGATCAGTGAGG
This window harbors:
- the LOC120259484 gene encoding casparian strip membrane protein 1-like, producing MEGTSTAISIPEASGTNTEAKALVPPPAQTSAPVVTKRESRFGSIFRKTRAAGGWKRGLACIDFILRLFAITATIIAAIMMGTTDETLPFFTHYYQFEAKYDDFPALTFFVIGNAIAGGYLVLSLVFALISLVRPHAVGPRLLLLIFDTVVLGLTTAAAAAAAAIVSVAHDGNQRANWVAICLRFDGFCQRISGAIVASFVAVLILMLLILMSGLAMRKH